One window of the Solanum stenotomum isolate F172 chromosome 11, ASM1918654v1, whole genome shotgun sequence genome contains the following:
- the LOC125843671 gene encoding uncharacterized protein LOC125843671 isoform X1, with translation MSAGTGGGGERSSPAPKPSKFAVYQNPAFSAALTTNSLRPSKSTFVFIFIISIASASALLRSFSSGCRESGIADSLKFRYVSQETACLIVRLIQTFAAIVLFGTFLALVKAIYLCTTKTADVSIMSPTKGTKENTRLTNRQLGLLGIKTNVGQTTMDSSTRPPKSRGISASPSNVLVPIHQPISSSNHSSRLSSDKVRTGSGTKIPSFGTPSKSPASPSLYLVSASSSQSPPIQSSPGGELVVTPWSNKRATFHKEIATEEQLERFLADVDERITESASKLATPPPTISGFGVVSPGNLPSSTNTSGTPRSTPLRPVRMSPGSQKFSTPPKRGEGDLPPPMSMEESIEAFGHLGIYPQIEQWRDRLRQWFSSMLLKPLLNKIDTSHTKVMQAAGKLGITITVSQVGNGTPDTGTAAISATERTNEWKPSFSVDEDGLLHQLRVTLVQALDSCMSKSTSGVLQPSSPENPLIPILQECIDAITEHQRLHSLMKGEWGKGLLPQSGVRAEYTVQRIRELSEGTCLRNYDYLGSVEGYGKGNKKWNPELPTDSHLLLYLFCAFLEHPKWMLHVDPTTYAGIQSSKNPLFLGVLPPKERFPEKYVAVVSGVPSVLHPGACILAVGKQNPPVFALYWDKMPQFSLQGRTALWDSILLLCYKIKTGYGGLVRGMHLSSSALGILPVLDSEKDDR, from the exons ATGAGTGCCGGCACCGGCGGAGGAGGAGAACGGAGCTCGCCTGCACCTAAACCCTCAAAGTTCGCGGTGTATCAGAATCCAGCCTTTTCTGCTGCCCTAACAACGAACAGTCTTCGTCCTTCCAAGTCCACTTTCGTTTTCATATTCATTATTTCCATTGCTTCTGCTTCTGCTCTTCTCAGGAGTTTTTCTAG TGGTTGTAGGGAAAGCGGGATTGCCGACAGCCTGAAATTCAGATATGTTTCTCAAGAAACAGCTT GTCTTATTGTCAGACTCATACAGACTTTTGCAGCCATCGTCTTATTTGGAACCTTTCTCGCCCTTGTCAaggctatttatttatgtacAACGAAGACTGCTGATGTGTCAATTATGTCTCCTACCAAAGGAACAAAGGAGAATACACGTCTGACTAATCGACAATTAGGGCTTTTAGGGATTAAAACAAATGTTGGGCAAACTACCATGGACTCTTCGACGAGACCTCCCAAATCAAGAGGTATCTCAGCCTCTCCTTCAAATGTCCTAGTCCCCATTCATCAGCCAATTTCTAGTTCAAACCATTCATCTAGACTTAGTAGTGACAAAGTTAGAACTGGTAGTGGAACTAAAATACCATCTTTTGGCACCCCATCAAAATCACCAGCTTCCCCATCCTTATATCTTGTTTCAGCATCTTCTTCTCAATCACCTCCAATCCAGTCTTCACCAGGTGGGGAATTGGTTGTCACCCCTTGGTCGAACAAGAGAGCTACTTTTCATAAAGAGATTGCAACAGAGGAACAGCTTGAAAGGTTCCTGGCTGATGTTGATGAGAGAATTACTGAATCAGCTAGCAAGTTGGCAACTCCACCGCCCACCATAAGTGGGTTTGGTGTAGTCAGTCCTGGTAACCTGCCTAGCTCCACTAATACATCTGGAACTCCAAGAAGTACTCCTCTAAGGCCTGTTAGGATGTCCCCTGGTTCCCAGAAGTTCTCAACTCCACCAAAGAGAGGGGAAGGCGATCTACCGCCTCCAATGTCAATGGAAGAGTCCATTGAAGCATTTGGACATCTGGGGATCTATCCACAGATCGAGCAGTGGCGTGACCGACTCAGGCAATGGTTTTCATCCATGCTGCTAAAGCCTTTGCTTAACAAAATTGATACTAGTCACACAAAG GTTATGCAAGCTGCCGGCAAGCTAGGCATTACAATCACAGTTAGTCAAGTTGGAAATGGAACACCTGATACTGGGACTGCTGCTATATCTGCTACTGAGAGGACTAATGAATGGAAACCCTCATTTTCTGTTGACGAAGACGGTTTACTTCACCAATTGCGCGTTACTCTTGTCCAGGCTCTTGATTCTTGCATGT CAAAGTCAACTTCTGGAGTTCTTCAACCATCCTCGCCAGAGAACCCCCTGATCCCTATTTTACAAGAATGCATTGATGCCATCACTGAACACCAAAGACTTCATTCCTTAATGAAAGGAGAATGGGGCAAGGGACTGCTGCCACAAAGCGGTGTCCGTGCAGAATATACAGTACAGAGGATTCGAG AGCTTTCTGAGGGAACCTGTTTGAGGAACTATGATTATTTGGGAAGTGTAGAGGGTTATGGGAAAGgaaacaagaaatggaatcccGAGCTTCCAACCGATTCTCATTTGCTCCTATATTTGTTTTGTGCTTTCCTGGAGCACCCAAAGTGGATGCTACATGTTGATCCTACAACTTATGCTGGAATCCAGTCTagcaaaaatcccttatttttgGGTGTTTTACCTCCTAAAGAAAGGTTTCCTGAAAAGTATGTAGCTGTTGTGTCAGGTGTTCCCTCTGTGCTCCATCCAGGAGCTTGCATATTGGCTGTCGGAAAGCAAAATCCCCCAGTTTTTGCCCTATACTGGGATAAGATGCCTCAGTTTTCTCTCCAG GGACGAACAGCACTCTGGGATTCAATCTTGCTGCTGTGCTATAAAATTAAGACCGGGTATGGAGGATTAGTGCGGGGTATGCATCTTTCTTCATCAGCATTGGGCATTCTACCAGTTCTTGATTCAGAAAAGGACGACCGCTGA
- the LOC125843671 gene encoding uncharacterized protein LOC125843671 isoform X2 yields the protein MSAGTGGGGERSSPAPKPSKFAVYQNPAFSAALTTNSLRPSKSTFVFIFIISIASASALLRSFSRESGIADSLKFRYVSQETACLIVRLIQTFAAIVLFGTFLALVKAIYLCTTKTADVSIMSPTKGTKENTRLTNRQLGLLGIKTNVGQTTMDSSTRPPKSRGISASPSNVLVPIHQPISSSNHSSRLSSDKVRTGSGTKIPSFGTPSKSPASPSLYLVSASSSQSPPIQSSPGGELVVTPWSNKRATFHKEIATEEQLERFLADVDERITESASKLATPPPTISGFGVVSPGNLPSSTNTSGTPRSTPLRPVRMSPGSQKFSTPPKRGEGDLPPPMSMEESIEAFGHLGIYPQIEQWRDRLRQWFSSMLLKPLLNKIDTSHTKVMQAAGKLGITITVSQVGNGTPDTGTAAISATERTNEWKPSFSVDEDGLLHQLRVTLVQALDSCMSKSTSGVLQPSSPENPLIPILQECIDAITEHQRLHSLMKGEWGKGLLPQSGVRAEYTVQRIRELSEGTCLRNYDYLGSVEGYGKGNKKWNPELPTDSHLLLYLFCAFLEHPKWMLHVDPTTYAGIQSSKNPLFLGVLPPKERFPEKYVAVVSGVPSVLHPGACILAVGKQNPPVFALYWDKMPQFSLQGRTALWDSILLLCYKIKTGYGGLVRGMHLSSSALGILPVLDSEKDDR from the exons ATGAGTGCCGGCACCGGCGGAGGAGGAGAACGGAGCTCGCCTGCACCTAAACCCTCAAAGTTCGCGGTGTATCAGAATCCAGCCTTTTCTGCTGCCCTAACAACGAACAGTCTTCGTCCTTCCAAGTCCACTTTCGTTTTCATATTCATTATTTCCATTGCTTCTGCTTCTGCTCTTCTCAGGAGTTTTTCTAG GGAAAGCGGGATTGCCGACAGCCTGAAATTCAGATATGTTTCTCAAGAAACAGCTT GTCTTATTGTCAGACTCATACAGACTTTTGCAGCCATCGTCTTATTTGGAACCTTTCTCGCCCTTGTCAaggctatttatttatgtacAACGAAGACTGCTGATGTGTCAATTATGTCTCCTACCAAAGGAACAAAGGAGAATACACGTCTGACTAATCGACAATTAGGGCTTTTAGGGATTAAAACAAATGTTGGGCAAACTACCATGGACTCTTCGACGAGACCTCCCAAATCAAGAGGTATCTCAGCCTCTCCTTCAAATGTCCTAGTCCCCATTCATCAGCCAATTTCTAGTTCAAACCATTCATCTAGACTTAGTAGTGACAAAGTTAGAACTGGTAGTGGAACTAAAATACCATCTTTTGGCACCCCATCAAAATCACCAGCTTCCCCATCCTTATATCTTGTTTCAGCATCTTCTTCTCAATCACCTCCAATCCAGTCTTCACCAGGTGGGGAATTGGTTGTCACCCCTTGGTCGAACAAGAGAGCTACTTTTCATAAAGAGATTGCAACAGAGGAACAGCTTGAAAGGTTCCTGGCTGATGTTGATGAGAGAATTACTGAATCAGCTAGCAAGTTGGCAACTCCACCGCCCACCATAAGTGGGTTTGGTGTAGTCAGTCCTGGTAACCTGCCTAGCTCCACTAATACATCTGGAACTCCAAGAAGTACTCCTCTAAGGCCTGTTAGGATGTCCCCTGGTTCCCAGAAGTTCTCAACTCCACCAAAGAGAGGGGAAGGCGATCTACCGCCTCCAATGTCAATGGAAGAGTCCATTGAAGCATTTGGACATCTGGGGATCTATCCACAGATCGAGCAGTGGCGTGACCGACTCAGGCAATGGTTTTCATCCATGCTGCTAAAGCCTTTGCTTAACAAAATTGATACTAGTCACACAAAG GTTATGCAAGCTGCCGGCAAGCTAGGCATTACAATCACAGTTAGTCAAGTTGGAAATGGAACACCTGATACTGGGACTGCTGCTATATCTGCTACTGAGAGGACTAATGAATGGAAACCCTCATTTTCTGTTGACGAAGACGGTTTACTTCACCAATTGCGCGTTACTCTTGTCCAGGCTCTTGATTCTTGCATGT CAAAGTCAACTTCTGGAGTTCTTCAACCATCCTCGCCAGAGAACCCCCTGATCCCTATTTTACAAGAATGCATTGATGCCATCACTGAACACCAAAGACTTCATTCCTTAATGAAAGGAGAATGGGGCAAGGGACTGCTGCCACAAAGCGGTGTCCGTGCAGAATATACAGTACAGAGGATTCGAG AGCTTTCTGAGGGAACCTGTTTGAGGAACTATGATTATTTGGGAAGTGTAGAGGGTTATGGGAAAGgaaacaagaaatggaatcccGAGCTTCCAACCGATTCTCATTTGCTCCTATATTTGTTTTGTGCTTTCCTGGAGCACCCAAAGTGGATGCTACATGTTGATCCTACAACTTATGCTGGAATCCAGTCTagcaaaaatcccttatttttgGGTGTTTTACCTCCTAAAGAAAGGTTTCCTGAAAAGTATGTAGCTGTTGTGTCAGGTGTTCCCTCTGTGCTCCATCCAGGAGCTTGCATATTGGCTGTCGGAAAGCAAAATCCCCCAGTTTTTGCCCTATACTGGGATAAGATGCCTCAGTTTTCTCTCCAG GGACGAACAGCACTCTGGGATTCAATCTTGCTGCTGTGCTATAAAATTAAGACCGGGTATGGAGGATTAGTGCGGGGTATGCATCTTTCTTCATCAGCATTGGGCATTCTACCAGTTCTTGATTCAGAAAAGGACGACCGCTGA